Sequence from the Panicum virgatum strain AP13 chromosome 5N, P.virgatum_v5, whole genome shotgun sequence genome:
TAACTTACAGTGATCGGTTTCAAGGAGTACACTCTCTTCTGATATGACCACAAATTAACTTTTAATTTGGAGAAAAAAAGTGTATTGCTGTTAATAAGGCAATCTGGTAGTTGTTACTATAATCAGATCAGATAGTTTCTGCATCTTCCATTGGTTATCCTGATTTCAGAAGCGTTCATCATTTTTTGTGTCCAGGTTTCGTATCTGAAAGACACAATATCACGGAAAGATATGGAAATTGAGCAGCTCCTGAAGGAGAAATCCAAGTCTCCAACTTCATCAACAGATAGAAATGACAGTAGACAACAGATCCGGCGATTATCAGGTAATGGATCGCTCAGGTGTTGTGACAGGATTTCATCATGCCTCAAAAATATGCAGTAGTAAATGGAATCAGTAATGGACACACTTGGCCACTGATACAGGGGCTGCGGGATCAGGTGAAGCCGAATGTGAAGATGTATCTGATGACGGCTGCTCAGTAGCAGGAACAGAGTATTCCGTTGGCGGTGCTTCTGAGGCAGCAGCCGAGCAGATGTATGTTACCATTGAGGGCTTCCACTTTCCACATCTCTCTTCCTTGCCATCATTCTTTTGACTTCAGCATTGCACGCTAGAAGGCATCCCATATTTCTTTCAGTAACGAATCCTGCAACTTAAACTATGCCCTACAAACTACAGGGAGAAGACTCCATCAAGGATAGCCAGACTGTTCCTCACAAAGAATGGGCAGCCGGCAaactccaaaccaaaaccaagggAGTCTGCTCTAAAACCTCCAGGTACAATACAAACGCAAATCGCTTGCATGCTACCTAAGCTGATCTATGCTGCGAGCATCCAGAAATGGCATCTCAACACATGGTACTATCCCTAACCCTGAATCTGATGCAAACTCGTGTTTGCTAACCAGGTCGCACAAAGTCTACGGGAAGCCAGGTTACTGGAGGAGGACCTTCAGTGAAACCCCCCAAAAGGCGGTAGAGGAATAAAGACTTCAGCGTATGGGTCAGCCCCCAATGCCATTGCCACGCCTCTGTAATCTGACACTGACAGATTGTGCTGAAACACAACGGCTGGTTTGGTGTAGGGTATTGGGTATATGTGTGTCGCTGGACCGGAATCACTTGTCAACGATCTGCTGAGTAATGATAATGGGCATTCAGCCGATTATAGATAGGCTGGCCATTTGATGGGAAATGCCGAAATGGTTTTGGCGTTTTGCCCTGCGCGTGCAGCGAACAGAGCGCATAGCAGGCGCGCGCTGTGCCATTGTGAATTGTGTGGGTTCAGGCGGCTcacgccgaggccgaggccaagGCGATGCCGAGCCCAGCGGCTGCTTCTCCAGGTGTCCAATCTCATTCTGCTTCACTTCAGGCGACAAGCAGTCAAGCACAAACAAAAAGCAGCAGATTGTTGCCGATGATAAGAACACGGAATtcgcaaaaataaaaaaaggcaaAATATGAGAGCGAAGCCACAGTAACCTTGGTCTGAAAAAAATGCGGTGAGGGTGGATCGAACACGCGACCTTCAGATCTTCAGTCTGACGCTCTCCCAACTGAGCTATCCCCGCTTTCATTAAGTTTTGGTACATGAACTTATTTATCAAAAATAAATGGCTTTAATGAAGGGTCCTTCCATTAGCTGGAAATTGCAACGTTTTACGACTTCAGTGACCCATTTTGCATCCGAAACTACGGAGCGAGCACGTATCAATGCGAGCTGCTGGTCCTCCTCGTGCTCTGAAACACTTCTGCGCGCCCTCGTGTATGCACCGCACGAACATTGCCATTTTCAAGAAGATTCGGTCGATGTTACTGTTACAGAAGCTTTATTTGATTTCATTAAATCAGTTGTTGCAATGGAGGCCATGAAACATAGTTAAGACAATGGTAACAGCCATTGTTAAGGCTAGGCTAACAGCCATTGTTAAGGCTGGGTTAACAGCCATTTTCATGGCAATAAAATATCTTTATTGCTGCTGTTACACAGTGAATGAAAGGGTTACAATTCCTGAATTTAGTGACCTTGTAAATCTTCCTATATATTGTAATCCTTGAGATCAATGAAAGAGAGCTTTTTCACCATACATTTTGTCTCCACAAAATTCTTCCTAACACGTTATCAGCATTGGCCCTAGCCAACTgagtagaagaagaagaattacCAAAGATTGTTACGGGAGTCAATCCAATGGAAGAAGAGATGTGCCTAGTGGACAGTTGTACCACTAACACTATACTAAGGGAAGTCAAATTTTTCCAAACTCTCACCAAGAGAGGACAAGTTTTGACCATCTCTGGACGCAATGCTATGATCGTTGGCTCCGGCAGGGCCACTTTCATACTTCCAATGGGTACTCAAATTCATATCGAGGAGGCATTACTGTATCCCGATTCAACACGTACCCTACTAAGTTATAGAGATATCCGAAAAATGGACTTCATGTGGAAATATATGAAGAACACAATAAGGAGTTCCTCCTCTTCACAGAAGATACCGGATATGGCAAACAAACACTTGAAAAAGTGTCTTCTCTCCCGTCTGGATTGTACTACACATACATCAAACCCGTACCACATTTTGCATACAAAGCGATTTTTCAGAATGTTGATACATTCAAAACTTGGCATGAACGCCTTGGCCATCCTGGCATCGGgatgatgagaaaaatcatgagtaattctaaTGGACAGGGTATGAGCGACAGGAAATTCCCGAAATCCTCAGATTTTGTGTGCACCTCATGTGCAACTGGGAAATTGATTTTGAAACCCTCACATCTCAAAATAAAGGTTGAACCACTAAAGTTTCTTGAACGCATTTAAGGAGATATTTGTGGCCCTATTCAACCTTTGTCTGGACCATTCAGGTACTTTATGGTTCTAATAGATGCATCCACACGATGGTCTCATGTGTGTCTTTTATCGACACGGAACCATGCTTTCGCAAAATTGATTGCACTAATCATCAGACTTAGAGCAAGCCAACCTGAATACCAGATAAAATCAATCAGATTGGACAATGCTGCAGAATTTTCTTCCAAGGCATTCAATGATTATTGTATGGCTTTAGAAATTGAAGTTCAACATTCTGTACCATATGTCCACACTCATAATGGTTTAGCTGAAACTCTTATCAAGAGAATAAACCCCATTGCCAGACCATTATTGCAAAATTATAACTTACCAACCTCATGTTGGGATCACGCAGTTTTACACGCTGGTGACTTAATACAATTGCGCCCAACTGCATATCATACAACTTCCCCGTTGTAATTGGTTCGTGGTGATCCTCCTAGTATTTCCCATCTACGGAAATTCGGTTGCGCTGTATACGTACTGATCTCACCACCAAAGCATACATCAATGGGCTCTCACAGGAAAATGGGGATCTACGTGGGGTATTTATCTCCGTCGATCATTAAATACATGGAGCCCCTTACAGGAGATTTGCTCACAGCCCGGTACGCTGACTGTATCTTCAATGAAGAACATTTCCCGGCATTAGGGGGAGAATTCAAGTACCACACTAAATGCCCGAAAATAAATTGGAATGCCTTAGACACCCTAAAGGAGGATCCTCGTACCACAGAATATGAACTACAAGTTCAAAGAATTATTGATTTGCAGAATGCTGCAAATAATTTGCCAGACTCATTTACTGTGAGTAAAGGTGTCACAAAATCATACATTCCTGCAAGGAATGTGCCGAAAAGAGTAGAGGTACCAAATAAAACTATTCAACTCCCTATCTCAAAAGAGAGTGGGGGAAGTACGGCAAACCCTCGCAAGCGCACGAGGAAACAGAGGAAACAATCCTCTGACACAGTAAATGAAACTCAACATCAAGTTGACAGACACCAAGTGGATTTACCCAATCCACCTCCCACATCAACAGTGCACTCAATTTCTGATGATGGGATATTGGAACGCCCTGACGCTGTCGTATTGGGAAATACCGAGCCGTCAAATGGGGTACATGAAATTTCCACAAACTATGTTGATTCTAGAGAATCATTCGATCGTAAGACTACAATTGTCGACATATACTTTGCCTCATCAATTGcagaaaccatccaaaatgATCCAGATCCAAAATCCATGGTAGAGTGTAAGAAACGCTCGGACTGGAACAAATGGAAGGAAGCAATTGAAGCAGAGTTAGCCTCGCTCAATAAAAGAGAGGTATTCTCATCTGTGATACCTACACCTCCAAAAATCTTCCTTGTGGGTTTTAAATGGGTTTTTGTCCGGAAGCGGAACGAGAACAATGAGGTGGTGAGATATAAGGCGAGGCTTGTAGCACAAGGGTTCATGCAGAGACCCGGCATTGATTTCAATGAAATATATTCTCCAGTTATGAGTGAAATTACGTTCTGATATTTGATTTCACTGGCAACTCAAAAACGTCTATATATGCAGTTGATGATGTCGTGACAGTAGTCACGACATCATCaactgcatatatatatatgaaggtcTCTGCTAGGATCTCAATACCAAATAAAAGCGCAAATCACAATATGTATTGTGTAAAGCTCAAAAGATCACTCTATGGTCTTAAGCAGTCCGGAAGGATGTGGTACAACCGGCTGAGTGAGTATCTTTTGCAAAAGGGTTACTCCAATAATGATGAGCCCGTGCGTCTTCATAAAAAGATCCTCTACAGGATTTTGCATTATATCAGTGTATGTAGTTGATTTGAATATCATTGGCAACACACAAGTTATTGATGAAGCCCGCAAACATCTTAAGACGgaatttgagatgaaggatttgGGTAAAACTAAATTTTGCTTAGGTTTGCAAATCGAGCACCTTCACTCAGGAATTTTAGTGCACCAATCTGTCTATGTCCAGAAATTATTGGAGAAATTCAATATGGACAAAGCATATCCAAATAAAACTCCCATGGTTGTTCGATCTCTCGATAAGGAAAAGGACATTTTAAGACCacgggaagaaggagaagagataTTAGGATCAGAATATCCTTATCTCAGTCTCATCGAAGCACTCATGTACCTTGCAAACAATACCAGGCCTGACATTGCATATGCAGTGAATCTGTTAGCAACACATAGTGCTGCCCCGACTAAGCGTCATTGGACCGGAGCAAAACAAATCCTTAGATACCTGAATGGTACTAAGGATCTTGGCTTATTCTTTCAGAAAACCAATGATCCTATCTTAGTTGGATACACTGATGTTGGCTATTTGTCTGATCCCCACAATGCCAGATCACAGACAGGTTTTGTGTTCCTTCATGGAGGAACTGTTATATCATGGAAGTCATCTAAACAAACCTTAGTGGCTACATCTACAAATCATTCTGAGATTATTGCACTATTCGAGGCATCACGTGAATGCGTGTGGCTCCGCAGAATGATAAACCACATTGAGAAATCTTGTGGTATTGATTCCGCAGAATCACCTACCATTATCTATGAAGATAATGCCGCTTGTATTACACAGATGCAAAAAAGGTTACATAAAAAATAACATCACCAAACATATTGCTCCCAAATTGTTTTATCCCCATGAGCTTCAGCAAAGTGGAGAGATAAACATCTTACAAACAAAGTCTTGTGATAATCTGGCAGATCTCTTTACCAAGTCCCTACCTACTTCCTTATTCGAGAAATATGTCAAGGGAATTGGTATGAGACGGCTCAGAGACTTGCAAGCTTCAGGGGGAGACACTCTGAATGATGGACCTTATTAAACGCTTCACATTGCACTCTTTTTTATGAGTTTTTACCATCTGGTTTTCTCATACAAAGTTTTTAATGAGACAATGTTCGATGTAAGCATATGTCTTATCTCATGTTTTTCCCCACCGGGGTTTTTCTTGAGATAAACCAAGGCATGTATAATCATCAGAAATATTATTCCTAATTTTTTCCCCACAGggtttttaaaagaaatttaagcATACGTTGATCTCAAGATGGATTCGATCACAAGGGGGAGTGTTACAGAAGCTTTATTTGATCTCATCAAATCAGCTGTTACAATGGAGACCATAAAACATAGTTAAGACAATGGTAAGAGCCATTGTTAAGACTAGGCTAACAGCCATTGTTAAGGCTGGGTTAACAGCCATTTTCATGGCAATAAAATATCTTTATTGCTGCTGTTACATAGGGTTACAATTCCTGAATTTATTGACCTTGTAAATCTCCCTATATATTGTAATCCTTGTCTCCTTGAGATCAATGAAAGAGAGCCTTTTCACCCTACATTTTGTCTCCACAAAATTCTTCCTAACAGTTACTTCGAGGAAAACGACCAAGAtggtccctctccctccccactGCCACAGCGACAATCAATAAAGTACTAAAATGCACGTACAGAAGGACGCTAGATCATCAACCCGTCCAAATTAAAGCAGCACAACGGGAACAAAAGCGCTTTAGTACGTCGTGTTCCAGAACATCTTCAACAGAACGCACAAACGACGTGAAGATATTCAATCGTACGCAGATACAGTTCCATCAACCCCTGGCACAATGATGCGGCATCATGCCCCCGCACCCTCTCCTCTTTCGAGCTGTCATCTGCCGACGCCCTTCCCCCCTTGTCCCTCTTTACCGCACAAAGAAAGCTCACCGCAGAAGCTACCCACACGCTCATGTCCCTACCATACCCACTGAAGAACTCAAACGCACTAGAAACTGGTAGCATTTGGCACCTCTTGCATTCGACCTCAGCCATGCATGTGTTTATATATATAACCTGCTAGAAATCTAGAGCATCATGAACTAGACCAGAACCATTTTATACCGCCACTGATGGCTGCCGCGTCCTTCGTCACCTACCTTCAGAGGCCCCGGGAGCTGCCGGTGCCGGAGttccgggcgccgccgccgtccccggtcACCGGCGTCCTCACGGGCAGCAGCTCGTGCCAGGATGACGACGAGATCGGCAGGTTCCTGCGCTGCTCCGCCAGGGTCCCGGTGCTGCGGCTGCCGGAGAGGCCTGGCCCGCGGAGGAACAGGAAGAAGCAGGCGGCGTGGGCGCCGCCCGTCATCGACGTGCGCGTGCTGGACTCACCGTCGGCGGCGCTGGCTGGAGGCGCGCAGGCCGTGGAGGCGCTGAGGTCGGCGGCCGTCGCGTTTGGCTGCTTCCAGGTGGTCGGCCACGGGGTCGACGCGGGTTTGGTCCTGGGGGCGTTACGTGCCGCGGCAGCGAGGGAAGGATCGCCGGCATCGGAGGAAGGTGGCGGAGGAGATGAGGATAGAGAGGAGCTGTGGTGGCCGCCCGGCGATGGAGACCGAGAAATTGCGGGAAATCGGCCGCTGCGAAATGGTGCCAAGCAGCTCAGGTATGAACTTTGCAAGTTAATGAACTCAAAATGTTGCGAGACTGACTGCACCGCGCGAGCGAGTGACCCAAAAAGGCTGATGATTTGAACAATTTTCTGGTGCGAATTCAGAATCGATCTGAAACTTTTGGATTTCGACACTGCGCAGGAACACAGCGGATGACTTGTTCGCTCAGCTTGAGCAAGCTTCAACCAAGCTCCTGCACGCCTTGCAGCACGGCAAGGAAGCTGCCGATGCCGCAGAACCAACATTGGCGAAGGCTGACGCGAACGCCTCGCTTCTCTGCATCCGCAAGCACCAACACGACGGCAGCAGCGCGTCCGGCCCGGTCAGCCAAGACGACGTCCTGCGGATGCTGGTACGGAGCTCGCGCTGCTCGCGCGCCCTCGCCCTCCACCTCTGCCCCGGCGCGTCGGGGTTCCACGTCTACTCCCGGCGAGGCTGGTCGAGGTTCCGGCCGCTGGACGGCGCCGTCGTGGTCACCGTCGGGGAGCAACTCCAGGTGACAACTACATCATTCTCAAGGGCAGTTCCAAACTTAAACTGGAAACGACAGATTGAGAAAGCGATCGGGCAAAAGGAAGGCCACAAAACTGTGTCCAAACGTACTAGAGCCTGTAAACAAGAAATTGGCTGAAACTTTATAATTCACAGGCACATTGCCATCACCGACATCAATATTCTTTATGATTCTGGCTGCGTTACTCAACTGTTTCACGTCCATGTATGCAGGCATGGAGCTGCGGGCTCTACAAGAGCGTGTCTGGGAAACCGGCTTACAGCAGCGATGATCTCCAAGGAGACGGCGGGGACGGTGCCGTGTCGGCAGAGTTCTTCCTTTCCTGCGCTTCGGTCAGCGCAGCAAAGGACTCCCGCAACTTGGGTGCCGGCAAGGTCTTCCCGCTGAATCTGCAGATCATTGTAGCAGCTTGCCTTGTGCTGGTTTACCATTTCTTCCTCTCATGGTAATGTTCAGCAGCTGCAGGGCTTGTTCCCCCTGCCTGAACATGCAAGTAACGGCAAAACTTGTTTGCCACTGTTAGCCAGCTGAAATGCCAGGAAAAAAGTACCAGGCAAAGTGTTGGTCGTATACCAGATCTACTCTAAATCACCAAAAGTGTTGCAATCAGCACCCTACTGTTACTTTTAGACGCGAGAAAGTTTTCATACACTGGATCCAATATCCAAAAATCAACAGCCCTGACCACAGATGGTACTTAATCAGACGTCTCATCCATATATGCATGGTAAATAGTGCTATCCAACAACATTCGACAAGAATAGAAAGCAACACAACAGGGAGCTGCATCCAGGGTACCAAAATCCCCTTTTCATGTTTCCAGTAACAATATATGAAGCCCCATTTTCCTTTAAATAATTATAAGGGTCATCTTCAAAGAACATGTATACCCAACAACATAATTTAGAGCTCAAGTGACAGACTCTTACCAGGGTCACTTCTTGTCAAGCCAGATTTTTTTGTTAGCTGGCAATAATCAtgtagcagcagcaacaacaacaacagtcttttgtcccaagcgagttggggtagactagagatgaaacccaaaagacacaaatgtcatggttcaggcacgttgatagctagtctccaagcgctcataTCCAAAGCTAACTCCTCAGAGATATCACAATCTTTAAGGTCTCTATTAACCAactcgtcccaagtcagtttaggtctacctctacccctctttaccttatcaacacgctttagcaccccactacgcaccggcgcctccggaggCCTCCGTTGAACATGTCCAAACtatctcaaccgatgttgggtaagtttctcctcaattggtaccacccctaccctttcccgaatagcttcgttccggactctatctctcattgtgtgcccgcaaaaccactgTAACAtctgcatctctgctacactcaattgctggacatgtcgcctttttgtaggccaacattcagcaccgtataacatcgccgggcgaATCGTTGTCCTATAAAActtaccttttagcttttgtggccaGGGATCAAAATTTTGCCGAAATTTCTCGAATTTCAGTAATTTCGGTGGTGGCCGAAAGGAAAATCCGAAATTTTATAATacactaatacatgtgctataTAACTTTAGACTCATGTTTTCTATTGTTCATATTGCATATTTTTCTATTCCATAATGTGTATTCATAAATCACACTAATAGTTGTTTAGATctaaaattttttagaaaaaacatACTTTATGTGCTAgtctcaaaaaaaatttaagcgAAATTTTGCGAATTTCGGTAATTTCGGTGGTGGCCGAAATTTTTGCAAAAACGAAATTGAAAACCCTgtttgtggcaccctcctgtcacagaggacaccagaagcttgacgtcatttcaaccagccagctgagattctatgcctaacatcttcatcaatgtcgtcaTTCTTTTGTAGCATCaaacctaaataccgaaaagtgtcCTTATGGGCCACCGAACCTAACATCTTCAGCAATAATCATGTAGCAAAGCACAAGAAATTAGAAAGATGTCATCATCCAAAATGGCAAAAAGGAAACATGATAACTATACGTCATGGTAAGAGTATGGCAGGAACTTTTTTAGTTCCTGAAATAACTAACCGGGGATTCAATCATATGGATTGCTTGCTTCTAATGGACCAAGTTCTGTTAGGAATAAGACGAGTCATGCAGAAGTTACCAAGAATGGAAGTAGGCTACCTGATGCTGAATCTTGCCACGATGCTGAATGGGTGGAGCAAAATGAACCAGGTGTATACATTATACTCTCCCCGCCTTTGCCTGGAGATGCCAGAGATCTCAAGCGGGTTCGGTTCAGCTGATGCATTTGTATCCTGCTCAGCTGGCAACTTCTATAGCTAGtactctacttttttttttttttgccaaacatGGCAGATTTAATGAAGCACAGGACATGTAGTACATCCCCCTTTTGCATAAAGGACCCTGCATGGAGTAGAAATTACAACGCCTCTTCTCCTATGCGTACCTCCGCCTGCCCAGACCGGAGCCAAATCCACCCGTCGCCATCGCTGGAGACTCCAAAGCATTTGGTGTGCAGGTGCCGCAAGATCCAGCGCCTCAGACCTGGTGGGACGCATCTTCCTCCAGTGAACGAGCGTCAGCAATCTCCACACACCATGGACAACGGAGGAACCAAATCCGACGCCGAGTCGCCAACACGCCGGAAAGGAGTCCCGGATGGCCGCCGACGAGGTAGCCGGCCAAGCAGACAAAGACCCCAACAAGAGGGAAAACCACAACTCTACCCCGCATCTCTTACAAAGGCGAGAACGCCTACTTCAACGGCAGGGAGTGTAGATACCGCCTCACTTACGCCGGCAAGCACGCCACCTCAACGTCTCCCTGCACCTCAATGGCCAGAGATGGCCACTTATTTGTACGGGTAGATAAGTTTAACCAGAGGCGTTCAATTGTCAACCATCAACAGCAAACAGACAGCACAAATATTTCGTGAGCAATGCACCTGAGTAACAATACAATGAATCAAGGATGACCTACCAGGAAATGCCCATACGTAACAAaccaatgaaaaaaaaaattatacacacATATGGACAGTCACAAAGCAAGCTAGAGTATATAAGGACCTCGCAAGCAGCACAACTCAGGCCATGTACAAATAAAAGAATTGACCTATAAAATTGGTCGCAAAAAAACCAATTGAGCAAAGCCACCAGTAGCCTGTCCTCAGAAAGCAGCATAACTGATAATATATGATAGATTTACTCCCATTCACGATAAGAGGATCAAATTTTATAGCAGACACTAGATACGAAGCTTGTTCTCTTCAGAAGAGATCAGCTTTTCGCTTCTGTAGTTCTTGCTTCCAATTTGGCTGTTGGTAGAATGCATCCTTAGTCATGCCAAAAACAGTTTGAAACTCACTATCTGATAAGTATGCCTGCAAAACCAATAGAGTAGTTCAATTAAAATTGAACTTATGTCCTGACGTGCTTTCCTTTAAATGTAAAGCTCATTTCAAGCAAACTCAAACATTAACAGAATTGGTTGGATGAGCAACAGTAGAATATATGTACGTATGATTATAGAAAGGTGAAAAGGAGTTGTCGAAAG
This genomic interval carries:
- the LOC120672202 gene encoding uncharacterized protein LOC120672202; translation: MAAASFVTYLQRPRELPVPEFRAPPPSPVTGVLTGSSSCQDDDEIGRFLRCSARVPVLRLPERPGPRRNRKKQAAWAPPVIDVRVLDSPSAALAGGAQAVEALRSAAVAFGCFQVVGHGVDAGLVLGALRAAAAREGSPASEEGGGGDEDREELWWPPGDGDREIAGNRPLRNGAKQLRNTADDLFAQLEQASTKLLHALQHGKEAADAAEPTLAKADANASLLCIRKHQHDGSSASGPVSQDDVLRMLVRSSRCSRALALHLCPGASGFHVYSRRGWSRFRPLDGAVVVTVGEQLQAWSCGLYKSVSGKPAYSSDDLQGDGGDGAVSAEFFLSCASVSAAKDSRNLGAGKVFPLNLQIIVAACLVLVYHFFLSW